Below is a genomic region from Bacillus anthracis str. Vollum.
TTTTATTTTAGGATTAGAAACACATGTATTTCGTTTAATGCGCAGAAACGCAAGGATGTAAAAAGGGGGATTCTATTATGGAAGTGTTGATATTTGAATTAATTCTCATTGCGGTTCTGATTCCGTTGAATAGTGTTGTGAAAAAACATGTACCGAAATGGAAAGGAAAAGCCGGAGAGAAACTGGTGAAACGTATGCTAAGTAAATTAGATCCAAAAAGTTACTATGTATTACATAATGTGACGGTTTATACGGAGTACGGTGATACAACACAAATTGACCATATTGTTATTGCTGAAACAGGTGTATTTGTTGTGGAGACGAAGAACTATGAGGGCTGGATCTATGGAAGTGAGAAAGCGGCAAGGTGGACACAGGGTATTTTTAGAAAGAAATCCTCTTTTCAAAATCCATTTCACCAAAACTATAAACATATAAAAGCCATT
It encodes:
- a CDS encoding nuclease-related domain-containing protein — translated: MEVLIFELILIAVLIPLNSVVKKHVPKWKGKAGEKLVKRMLSKLDPKSYYVLHNVTVYTEYGDTTQIDHIVIAETGVFVVETKNYEGWIYGSEKAARWTQGIFRKKSSFQNPFHQNYKHIKAIEWLIEQQLPCISMAAFHPKCSLKRVNVHSKEKHVLYYNDLQKCIESYTDVQLTNDEVQHIYHTILRANIMDKDIEKKHVKYLHNKFAKQ